From Methanobacterium alcaliphilum, a single genomic window includes:
- a CDS encoding TfuA-related McrA-glycine thioamidation protein yields the protein MNSNKPFNKKIIIFTGPSLNSQEAEKVIPAEYRPPIKRGDILSILNDSPDIIGIIDGVFHQQPAVSHREIMSALKKGIIVVGGSSMGALRASELDELGMKGIGYVYHQYKKGEIESDDDVAIVFNPQTYEQLSDALVSITFNFKQAEDQGIITKNELKILLDTAKSIFYPKRNYEKIFQESSLDLKTITNLRNFINTEGCDVKRKDALKVLEYIAKISHFSYK from the coding sequence ATGAATTCAAATAAACCATTTAATAAAAAAATAATAATTTTCACTGGACCCTCCCTCAATTCCCAGGAGGCAGAAAAGGTAATTCCTGCCGAATATAGGCCACCTATAAAAAGAGGAGATATTTTAAGCATATTAAATGATTCTCCAGACATCATCGGCATTATTGATGGCGTTTTTCATCAGCAACCTGCAGTTTCCCATCGCGAGATAATGAGTGCTCTAAAAAAAGGAATTATTGTTGTGGGTGGTTCGAGCATGGGCGCTCTTAGAGCATCTGAATTAGATGAATTAGGCATGAAAGGAATAGGCTATGTGTACCATCAATATAAAAAAGGTGAAATTGAATCAGATGATGATGTTGCCATTGTTTTTAACCCACAAACTTATGAACAGCTTTCGGATGCACTGGTTAGTATAACTTTTAATTTTAAACAAGCTGAAGATCAAGGCATTATAACTAAAAATGAATTAAAAATTTTACTTGACACTGCCAAGTCAATTTTTTACCCGAAAAGAAATTATGAAAAGATTTTTCAAGAATCTAGCCTGGATTTAAAAACTATAACTAACCTTCGAAATTTTATAAATACTGAAGGATGCGACGTAAAAAGAAAAGATGCATTAAAAGTCCTAGAATATATTGCAAAAATATCCCATTTCTCATATAAATAA
- the larE gene encoding ATP-dependent sacrificial sulfur transferase LarE: MELDKKLEEVKNILKAKKIIIAFSGGADSTLLAYIASQVTEKALAVTIDNGVMPNECSRNAKKIAEKIGIDHVIIKEDFLDDDLFKENNPNRCFICKNKMYHKLQEIAQKEEYPLVVDGTNISDLLEDRPGIMVNYQKNISSPLVTAGLTKEDVLKILESEKISYSLSTTCLATRLSSGDEITPKKINRISYAESLLKSLSKAQIIRVRDQNGVAQIQIDKMDSLLNSETLNHIDSELKAVGFKRVTLDIGEYGESKNDLVIYKPCKAEKNKIMFERELPYEIDIENTCNELKSIGAVKCSESMGIAMLEVENQNVTIFKKGKIVARKVKNQEDAEKLLIKVLPAIRRSIF; this comes from the coding sequence ATGGAACTGGATAAGAAACTAGAAGAAGTGAAAAACATCCTTAAAGCTAAAAAAATCATTATTGCTTTTTCAGGAGGGGCAGACAGCACTCTCTTAGCATATATTGCATCCCAAGTTACAGAAAAAGCTCTGGCAGTAACCATAGACAATGGTGTAATGCCTAATGAGTGCAGTCGTAATGCTAAAAAAATAGCTGAAAAAATTGGCATTGACCATGTTATTATAAAAGAAGATTTTCTAGATGATGATCTATTTAAAGAGAATAATCCAAACCGGTGCTTTATCTGTAAAAACAAAATGTACCATAAGTTGCAAGAAATTGCTCAAAAAGAGGAATATCCTTTAGTTGTAGATGGAACCAATATAAGCGATCTCTTAGAAGATCGCCCGGGGATAATGGTTAACTACCAAAAAAATATTTCCAGCCCTTTAGTAACAGCAGGCCTTACCAAAGAAGACGTATTAAAAATATTGGAAAGTGAAAAAATCAGTTACTCTTTATCTACCACTTGTTTAGCAACTAGATTATCTTCTGGCGATGAAATTACTCCTAAAAAAATAAATAGAATATCATATGCAGAATCTCTTTTAAAAAGTTTATCAAAGGCACAAATCATACGTGTAAGGGATCAAAATGGGGTAGCTCAGATTCAAATTGATAAAATGGATTCCCTTTTAAATAGCGAAACGCTTAACCACATAGATTCTGAACTCAAAGCAGTGGGTTTTAAGAGAGTTACTTTAGATATAGGGGAATACGGCGAAAGTAAAAACGATTTAGTTATTTATAAACCTTGCAAAGCAGAAAAAAACAAGATCATGTTTGAAAGAGAACTTCCCTATGAGATAGATATTGAAAACACATGCAATGAATTGAAATCAATTGGTGCTGTAAAGTGTTCAGAATCAATGGGTATTGCAATGCTGGAAGTTGAAAATCAAAATGTAACAATATTTAAAAAAGGAAAAATTGTTGCCAGAAAAGTAAAAAACCAAGAAGATGCTGAAAAACTACTAATTAAAGTTTTGCCTGCAATTAGAAGATCGATTTTTTAA